The following are encoded in a window of Nakamurella sp. A5-74 genomic DNA:
- a CDS encoding AarF/UbiB family protein, which yields MTTSLFTLTLAVLFGYLVQRMLGVRLGILRLLLGGAFAVAVTVPILRGVVAATGLDAHDNRLWWFLLLSALAVLFASMLFLTVAEAFVPFGRVPPAREWGRGLRGRARRSLRYFQIVRIVVRRGLWPYLRGGRRRVLTTTEGRAEFGRRLAGALDDAGVTFVKLGQLLATRRDLVPAEIADRLAVLQDHATPLPWPQIEQALTESWGAPVSECVATVEVEPLAAASVGQVHAATLHDGSRVVLKVCRPGVATTVERDLDIAFRFAGRLEAWTGWAASVGAARLAEGMATALREELDFRVEAANLVSVAAAETARRTPSVVVPAVVPHLSDRSVLVMQRLDGRRLADAGADIDRPVVARTVLRFLVGQVLVDGLFHADPHPGNILVLDDGRIGLLDLGSVGRLDRTLRETLQRLLRGVDAADPLAVSDALLELVPRPEDIDTESLERDLGRFLARYVVGGSAGAGAGGAQMFGQLFRVVAAHRLAVPVEIAAVFRALATVEGTLVDLDPGFDLVTETRSAATELASTRLEPESLKDAALQELVALTPLLRRLPRRVERIVAAAEHGRFTMSVRPLADERDRAFISSIVHQVLLALIAATTGIMSVVLLSIDGGPMVTPTIGLFELIGYLLLLLAAILGLRVLAPVFRRDPGSR from the coding sequence GTGACGACCTCGCTGTTCACGCTGACCCTGGCCGTGCTGTTCGGCTATCTCGTGCAGCGGATGCTCGGCGTCCGTCTCGGAATCCTCCGGCTGCTGCTCGGTGGGGCTTTCGCGGTGGCGGTCACCGTACCGATCCTGCGCGGGGTGGTCGCCGCGACCGGGCTGGACGCCCACGACAACCGGCTGTGGTGGTTCCTGCTGTTGTCGGCGCTGGCCGTCCTGTTCGCGTCGATGTTGTTCCTGACCGTCGCCGAGGCCTTCGTGCCGTTCGGTCGGGTCCCGCCGGCCCGTGAGTGGGGCCGGGGTCTGCGCGGCCGGGCCCGGCGCTCCCTGCGGTACTTCCAGATCGTCCGGATCGTCGTGCGCCGAGGTCTGTGGCCGTACCTGCGTGGTGGGCGCAGACGGGTCTTGACCACGACAGAGGGGCGGGCGGAGTTCGGCCGACGGCTGGCCGGAGCACTGGACGACGCCGGGGTGACGTTCGTGAAGCTCGGGCAGCTGCTCGCCACCCGGCGGGACCTGGTGCCCGCCGAGATCGCCGACCGGCTGGCCGTGCTCCAGGACCACGCCACCCCACTGCCATGGCCGCAGATCGAGCAGGCGCTCACCGAGTCCTGGGGTGCGCCGGTGTCCGAGTGCGTAGCCACGGTCGAGGTCGAGCCGCTCGCCGCCGCTTCGGTCGGGCAGGTGCACGCCGCCACGTTGCACGACGGGAGTCGGGTGGTGCTCAAGGTGTGTCGGCCCGGGGTGGCGACGACGGTCGAACGCGACCTGGACATCGCCTTCCGGTTCGCCGGGAGACTCGAGGCGTGGACCGGCTGGGCGGCGTCGGTCGGCGCTGCCCGATTGGCGGAGGGCATGGCCACTGCGCTCCGCGAGGAGCTCGACTTCCGGGTGGAGGCCGCGAACCTGGTGTCGGTGGCTGCTGCGGAGACCGCCCGCCGGACACCGTCGGTGGTGGTGCCGGCGGTCGTTCCCCACCTGTCCGATCGCAGCGTGCTGGTGATGCAGCGGCTGGACGGGCGCCGACTCGCCGACGCCGGTGCAGACATCGACCGACCGGTCGTGGCCAGGACAGTGCTGCGGTTCCTCGTCGGCCAGGTGCTGGTGGACGGGTTGTTCCACGCCGACCCGCACCCCGGCAACATCCTGGTACTCGACGACGGCCGGATCGGTCTGCTCGATCTTGGTTCCGTCGGCCGACTGGACAGGACGCTGCGCGAGACCCTGCAGCGGTTGCTGCGGGGCGTCGATGCGGCGGATCCGCTGGCCGTCTCGGACGCACTGCTGGAACTGGTGCCGCGACCCGAGGACATCGACACCGAGTCGCTCGAGAGGGACCTCGGACGCTTCCTTGCCCGGTACGTGGTCGGCGGAAGCGCAGGTGCGGGCGCCGGCGGAGCCCAGATGTTCGGTCAACTGTTCCGGGTGGTTGCCGCGCACAGGTTGGCAGTGCCGGTGGAGATCGCTGCGGTGTTCCGGGCGCTGGCCACCGTCGAAGGGACGTTGGTGGACCTGGACCCCGGCTTCGATCTGGTCACCGAAACCCGTTCCGCGGCAACGGAACTGGCCTCGACACGCCTCGAGCCGGAGTCCCTCAAGGACGCCGCGCTGCAGGAGCTGGTGGCACTGACACCCCTGCTGCGCCGGCTCCCGCGCCGGGTGGAGCGGATCGTCGCGGCCGCCGAGCACGGCCGGTTCACCATGTCCGTGCGGCCGCTGGCGGACGAACGCGATCGCGCGTTCATCTCCTCGATCGTGCACCAGGTGCTGCTGGCCCTCATCGCGGCGACCACCGGGATCATGTCGGTGGTACTGCTGTCCATCGACGGCGGCCCGATGGTGACACCGACCATCGGTCTGTTCGAGCTGATCGGCTATCTGTTGCTGCTGCTCGCAGCCATCCTGGGCCTGCGGGTGCTGGCGCCGGTCTTCCGACGGGATCCCGGCAGCAGGTGA
- a CDS encoding polyketide cyclase produces MIGDRWGVTNDEVIRHYPCDDVVSAPVLQAWRGVTVHATPDDIWPWVSQIRLAPYSYDLIDNLGRRSPQELRDLADPAPGQCFTIACGRPSGRILTVDPTTQLTGQIGGATMSYVLAPSGEATRLLLKVVVTCDRWLAPLLSVGDLIMARRQLLNLKRLAEHPTRKPRTWGDDR; encoded by the coding sequence GTGATTGGTGATCGGTGGGGCGTGACCAACGATGAGGTCATCCGCCACTATCCGTGCGACGACGTCGTCTCGGCCCCCGTTCTGCAGGCCTGGCGCGGCGTCACCGTCCATGCCACACCTGACGACATCTGGCCGTGGGTCAGTCAGATCAGGCTCGCCCCGTATTCCTACGATCTGATCGACAACCTCGGACGCCGATCACCGCAGGAACTACGCGATCTGGCCGACCCCGCCCCCGGCCAATGCTTCACCATCGCCTGCGGTCGCCCCTCCGGGCGTATCCTGACCGTTGATCCCACGACACAGCTGACCGGCCAGATCGGGGGCGCCACGATGTCCTACGTGCTCGCACCATCCGGCGAGGCGACCCGTCTGCTACTCAAAGTCGTTGTCACGTGCGACCGTTGGCTGGCCCCACTTCTATCCGTCGGCGACCTCATCATGGCGCGCCGGCAACTGCTCAACCTGAAACGGCTTGCAGAACACCCGACCAGAAAACCGCGCACCTGGGGCGACGACCGGTGA
- a CDS encoding sigma-70 family RNA polymerase sigma factor codes for MRSFELAQGFDGQRSRLTGVAFRMLGSLSEAEDAVQETWLRLQRADAESVENLDGWLTTVISRICLNMLRGRRRHDPLDPAGEPIVSLDTTGDPEHQALLADAVGVALQVVLATLSPAQRLAFVLHDMFSVPFEVIAPLVERSPQATRQLASRARRQVHDAAPLADPDPAIQRAAVQAYFAAARQGDIAALVAVLDPSVILRAHGRDGVTELRGADRVARGAVAARAWASTVRPALINGAAGVVAFDGDIPFAVLAFTVTDGRIVNVDVFNDRDRVQRLIRT; via the coding sequence ATGCGTTCGTTCGAACTTGCCCAGGGCTTCGATGGGCAGCGCTCCCGACTCACCGGCGTCGCCTTCCGGATGCTCGGCTCGCTCAGCGAGGCCGAGGACGCCGTTCAGGAGACCTGGCTTCGGCTGCAGCGCGCCGACGCCGAGTCGGTCGAGAACCTTGACGGCTGGCTGACGACCGTGATTTCCCGGATCTGCCTGAACATGCTCCGGGGTCGACGTCGCCACGACCCGCTGGATCCGGCGGGCGAGCCAATCGTGTCACTGGACACCACCGGCGACCCAGAACATCAGGCGTTGCTGGCCGACGCGGTCGGCGTTGCCCTCCAGGTTGTCTTGGCGACATTGTCCCCGGCCCAACGCTTGGCCTTTGTGCTCCATGACATGTTCTCGGTGCCGTTCGAGGTGATCGCGCCGCTGGTGGAACGCTCACCGCAGGCGACCCGGCAGCTGGCCAGCCGCGCCCGGCGCCAGGTGCACGACGCCGCACCACTGGCAGACCCGGACCCGGCGATCCAGCGGGCCGCGGTGCAGGCATACTTCGCCGCCGCCCGGCAGGGGGACATCGCCGCACTGGTCGCGGTGCTCGACCCGAGCGTCATACTGCGCGCCCACGGCCGGGATGGCGTGACCGAGCTGCGCGGCGCCGACCGCGTCGCCCGGGGCGCGGTCGCGGCACGCGCTTGGGCGTCGACGGTCCGTCCAGCCCTGATCAACGGCGCGGCCGGCGTGGTCGCGTTCGACGGGGACATCCCGTTCGCGGTCCTGGCGTTCACCGTTACCGACGGCAGGATCGTCAACGTCGACGTCTTCAACGACCGCGACCGCGTTCAGCGGCTGATCCGAACATGA
- a CDS encoding sensor histidine kinase, whose amino-acid sequence MSAAADDVQRVYRWARDRPYATDVALAIALAATAGTVSVLTVTADPPPTGYLLLTLSAFAVLHLAVSGRRRRPVPAFVLAVAGEAALSIVPLQSGGEGTAYPVTLLPAGLAYLLCAYSVSARAPSPWPRMSLLVGMIGTAAVTVRFVTAPTFADTAPGGQWGGTLFVVAALLATVLSMWALGAFRRWRLAQIEGLAERARRAEQDRADQVRQAAVDERARIAREIHDVVAHSLSVMVRQAEGGRFVAATDTAKAAEVMRTIADIGREALQDMRSLIGVLRSDNPQEMSQPQPTIDDITQMVDRVRESGLPVSLDVSGRSRNLDRAAHLAAYRLVQESLTNVVKHAGAGARAQVRIVWGEQDLTLEVTDTGQPPPPTVGSSIHGRGHVGMSERLTLLGGSLSAGPAADDGYRVTGRIPLVRSNSVAVSSTPKTQE is encoded by the coding sequence GTGAGTGCAGCGGCGGACGACGTGCAGCGGGTCTACCGCTGGGCCCGCGATCGCCCGTACGCGACGGACGTGGCGCTGGCGATCGCGCTGGCCGCCACCGCCGGCACCGTCTCGGTCCTCACCGTGACGGCCGACCCGCCGCCCACCGGCTACCTGCTGCTCACCCTGTCTGCCTTCGCCGTCCTGCACCTCGCGGTCTCCGGTCGACGCCGCAGGCCGGTCCCGGCGTTCGTCCTGGCCGTCGCCGGCGAGGCGGCGCTGTCCATCGTCCCGCTGCAGTCCGGCGGCGAGGGCACCGCCTACCCGGTGACGCTGCTGCCGGCCGGTCTGGCCTACCTACTCTGTGCCTACTCGGTGAGCGCCAGAGCGCCATCGCCTTGGCCGCGGATGTCGTTGCTGGTCGGGATGATCGGAACCGCTGCGGTGACGGTGCGGTTCGTCACCGCGCCGACCTTCGCAGACACCGCGCCGGGCGGCCAATGGGGCGGCACCCTGTTCGTGGTCGCTGCCCTGCTGGCGACGGTGCTGTCGATGTGGGCGCTGGGAGCATTCCGCAGGTGGCGGCTGGCGCAGATCGAGGGATTGGCAGAACGGGCCAGACGGGCGGAGCAGGACCGGGCCGACCAGGTGCGACAGGCGGCGGTGGACGAACGGGCCAGAATTGCCCGGGAGATACACGATGTGGTCGCACACTCGCTGTCGGTGATGGTCCGGCAGGCGGAGGGCGGCCGGTTTGTCGCAGCCACCGATACTGCCAAGGCCGCCGAGGTGATGCGCACCATCGCCGACATCGGCAGAGAAGCGTTGCAGGACATGCGGTCGCTGATCGGAGTCCTGCGCTCCGACAATCCCCAGGAGATGTCGCAGCCGCAACCGACCATCGACGACATCACCCAGATGGTCGACCGGGTGCGGGAGTCCGGCCTGCCGGTGTCGCTCGACGTCAGCGGCCGGTCGCGCAATCTGGACCGGGCCGCCCATCTGGCCGCCTATCGGTTGGTCCAGGAGTCGCTGACCAACGTGGTGAAACATGCCGGCGCCGGTGCCCGCGCCCAGGTCCGGATTGTTTGGGGCGAGCAGGATCTGACCCTGGAGGTCACCGACACCGGCCAGCCGCCGCCACCGACGGTCGGCTCGTCCATCCACGGTCGCGGCCATGTCGGAATGTCCGAACGGCTGACCCTGCTGGGCGGATCGCTGAGCGCTGGACCGGCCGCCGACGACGGCTACCGGGTGACCGGCCGGATTCCGTTGGTGCGCAGCAATTCGGTCGCTGTGTCCAGCACCCCTAAGACGCAGGAGTGA
- a CDS encoding carboxymuconolactone decarboxylase family protein: MARIEGVPAGQASLMTKLAYRFGPKMMEKLTGRAPQTGTGLEPMTIWAHSPKMMMAMGKFNGPMRKGSSVPQRLQHLVELKGAAMIGCEYCTDLGSQICRNSGFSDEELLAITHYSTSKLFTAQEKAALDFTVGFMRTPVQISDLVFATARQHFSNQQLVEIAGLLTVVNLDRFNAAFGIGSAGFSQGMVCVPPERSAECLSELHGLTTDGIRPGQ, from the coding sequence ATGGCACGAATCGAAGGAGTCCCCGCAGGCCAGGCCAGCCTGATGACGAAGCTGGCGTACCGGTTCGGGCCGAAGATGATGGAAAAGCTCACCGGCCGCGCACCGCAGACCGGCACCGGACTCGAGCCGATGACGATCTGGGCTCACTCCCCGAAGATGATGATGGCGATGGGCAAGTTCAACGGCCCAATGCGCAAGGGCAGCTCGGTCCCGCAACGCCTGCAGCACCTGGTCGAGCTCAAGGGCGCAGCGATGATCGGCTGTGAGTACTGCACCGATCTCGGCTCGCAGATCTGCCGCAACTCCGGGTTCAGCGACGAGGAACTGCTGGCCATAACCCACTACAGCACGAGCAAACTGTTTACCGCCCAGGAGAAGGCCGCGCTCGACTTCACTGTCGGTTTCATGCGCACCCCGGTGCAGATCAGCGACCTGGTCTTCGCCACCGCCCGGCAGCACTTCTCCAACCAGCAGCTGGTCGAGATCGCCGGGCTGCTGACAGTGGTCAACCTCGACCGTTTCAACGCGGCGTTCGGGATCGGCTCAGCCGGGTTCAGCCAGGGCATGGTCTGCGTGCCCCCTGAGCGCTCGGCCGAGTGTCTGTCGGAACTCCATGGCCTGACCACGGACGGCATCCGCCCCGGACAGTAA
- a CDS encoding response regulator transcription factor, giving the protein MTNVPNPAAVLRVVLVDDQELVRTGLAMVVDSQADMRVVGQAGDGAAALELLAATGCDVVLMDVRMPRMDGVTATRELLARNPSGPRVVVLTTFDLDEHAFAALQAGASGFLIKDAPAEDVLDAIRAVHSGDAVIAPSTTRRLLEHVVPTLDLDMADPTELPDIAQLTDREREVMLLIARGLSNTEIGTQLFLAEPTIKTHVGRLLAKLGLRDRVQVVIRAYETGLVRRGRD; this is encoded by the coding sequence GTGACGAACGTGCCGAACCCCGCCGCCGTGCTCCGGGTGGTCCTGGTCGACGACCAGGAACTGGTCCGTACCGGGCTGGCGATGGTGGTGGACAGTCAGGCCGACATGCGAGTGGTCGGTCAGGCCGGAGATGGTGCGGCAGCGCTGGAATTGCTGGCCGCCACCGGCTGTGATGTGGTGTTGATGGACGTCCGGATGCCGCGGATGGACGGAGTGACGGCGACCCGGGAGTTGTTGGCCCGCAACCCGTCCGGTCCCCGGGTGGTGGTGCTGACCACCTTCGATCTGGACGAGCACGCCTTCGCAGCGCTGCAGGCCGGCGCCAGCGGCTTCCTGATCAAGGACGCGCCGGCCGAGGATGTGCTGGATGCGATCCGGGCCGTGCACTCCGGCGACGCGGTGATCGCACCGTCCACCACCCGCCGACTGCTCGAACACGTGGTGCCGACGCTCGACCTGGACATGGCCGACCCGACTGAACTGCCCGACATCGCTCAGCTCACCGACCGGGAGCGTGAGGTGATGCTGCTGATCGCTCGCGGTCTGAGCAACACCGAGATCGGCACCCAGTTGTTCCTGGCCGAGCCGACGATCAAGACGCACGTCGGACGGCTGTTGGCCAAACTCGGTCTGCGGGACCGAGTTCAGGTCGTCATCCGCGCCTACGAGACTGGCCTGGTACGGCGCGGCCGGGACTGA
- a CDS encoding NAD(P)/FAD-dependent oxidoreductase has protein sequence MTEMNEHTVHIRPRIVIVGGGFVGYTVARTLGRKLRPDEADVVLIDATGVMTYQPFLAEVAGGLVEPRHLAIPLRQVLPHARVVTGRVTTVDRQAKTVLVTLPDGTGYSEEYDQLVMAPGAVPRTRPIPGLAESAVGFGTLADASYLRDRVLTRIALAADTDNLPTFRRALSFVVIGGGYSGVEAVAELQNLATAAIKRYPNLKPRDMRWELIEAGEEIMPELPPRLGEYTRRRLTKSGITVRLTTQVTSLEDGMVTLSDGKQFAADTVVWTAGVRANPLLATLGVPVDARGRLQCNPLLQVQGAPGIWSAGDGAAVPDLAAAAKVRDNGATMPLCGPTAQHAVRQAKRLARNILAIIRNRSTGDYRHPDAGSVASLGLHRGVARIYGIPMRGIIAWLLHRCYHLMMVPTWGRKVRVAAGWGAALFGRRDLTPLPAGGWTVNLSGMPVGVEQDVLLAATAVVRLHAG, from the coding sequence ATGACTGAAATGAATGAGCACACCGTGCACATCCGACCGCGGATCGTGATCGTCGGCGGCGGATTCGTCGGCTACACCGTGGCCCGCACCCTGGGCAGGAAGCTGCGGCCGGACGAGGCGGACGTGGTGCTGATCGATGCCACCGGAGTGATGACCTACCAACCGTTTCTGGCCGAAGTGGCCGGCGGTCTCGTCGAGCCCCGGCACCTGGCGATCCCGCTGCGGCAGGTGCTGCCGCACGCCAGGGTGGTGACCGGTCGGGTGACCACCGTCGATCGGCAGGCCAAGACGGTGCTGGTGACGCTGCCGGATGGCACCGGCTACTCGGAGGAGTACGACCAGCTGGTGATGGCGCCTGGTGCGGTGCCGCGGACCCGGCCGATCCCCGGGTTGGCTGAGAGCGCCGTTGGCTTCGGTACTCTCGCCGATGCCAGCTATCTGCGGGATCGGGTGCTGACCCGGATCGCGCTGGCTGCCGACACCGACAATCTGCCGACCTTCCGGCGAGCCCTCTCCTTCGTGGTGATCGGCGGCGGCTACTCCGGGGTGGAGGCGGTGGCCGAATTGCAGAACCTGGCCACGGCGGCAATCAAGCGCTACCCCAACCTGAAGCCGCGGGACATGCGCTGGGAACTGATCGAGGCCGGCGAGGAAATCATGCCCGAGCTGCCGCCGAGGCTCGGCGAATACACCCGGCGCCGGCTGACCAAGTCCGGCATCACCGTGCGGCTGACCACCCAGGTGACCTCGCTCGAGGACGGGATGGTGACGCTGTCCGATGGGAAGCAGTTCGCCGCCGACACGGTGGTCTGGACCGCGGGCGTGCGGGCCAACCCGCTGCTGGCCACCCTCGGGGTGCCGGTCGATGCCAGGGGTCGGCTGCAGTGCAACCCGTTGCTGCAGGTGCAGGGTGCGCCGGGGATCTGGTCGGCTGGTGATGGTGCCGCGGTACCGGATCTCGCTGCCGCGGCCAAGGTGCGGGACAACGGGGCCACCATGCCGCTCTGCGGGCCGACCGCGCAACACGCGGTGCGGCAGGCAAAACGGTTGGCGCGCAACATTCTTGCCATCATCCGCAATCGGTCGACAGGCGACTACCGGCATCCGGACGCCGGTTCGGTGGCCAGCCTCGGACTGCACCGAGGGGTCGCCCGGATCTACGGCATCCCGATGCGCGGCATCATCGCCTGGTTGTTGCACCGCTGCTACCACCTGATGATGGTGCCCACTTGGGGCCGCAAGGTCCGGGTGGCCGCCGGTTGGGGTGCCGCGCTGTTCGGTCGGCGGGACCTGACGCCGCTGCCGGCCGGTGGCTGGACGGTGAACCTGTCCGGAATGCCGGTCGGTGTCGAGCAAGACGTCCTCTTGGCTGCAACCGCGGTCGTCCGGCTTCACGCGGGGTGA
- a CDS encoding FAD-dependent oxidoreductase → MTTARPQPVILLCAPAHPEVLCSEFERYQRDYRVRCVGSAAEAAAVLRELVADGAPVALVVTESVLPDAATFAALHEWRTLVPTARRLVAAHWERFRLDADALRAGMTSGKFAAYLLMPRGPRDEEFHSAITEVLSDWGSSVAEPEIDAVQIVTPRIDPLTVAVRDFLDRMGMPHRTYPPESEIGRTLLAQLPDDSRFPVVAALGLPPIVATSVQDVSTRIYGNPSDIDLDTVVDLAVVGAGPAGLAAAVYGSSEGLSTVVIEADAIGGQAGTSSMIRNYLGFPRGISGMRLSQRARNQSIRFGTRFFTGWTVDELVPGRDGAPHRLVTAGGEVRARTVVISSGVAYRRLGVDPAEQLVGLGVHYGAAVSASREMEGRDVFVVGGGNSAGQAAIHLAKFARSVTIVIRRPELAATMSDYLIREIGYNPVIRVLPCPAVVDGGGTGLLEWIVLRDLATGAETRCAAGGLFLLLGAEPRCDWIGPAVHRDGHGFVLTGRDVPKEHWVDGRPPANLETTVPGVFAAGDVRAGSMKRVASASGEGASVVPLVHDHLARRDPGRPVRVLVHDDVGKTAATTRRSRSDRHRSEDVRAARIDRGRTLWAG, encoded by the coding sequence ATGACCACCGCCCGACCGCAGCCGGTCATCCTGCTCTGCGCGCCTGCCCACCCCGAGGTGTTGTGCTCGGAGTTCGAGCGGTACCAGCGTGACTACCGAGTTCGCTGCGTCGGCTCGGCAGCCGAAGCGGCAGCGGTGCTGCGCGAGCTGGTCGCCGACGGCGCACCGGTGGCGCTGGTGGTCACCGAGTCGGTGCTGCCGGATGCAGCGACCTTCGCCGCCCTGCACGAGTGGCGGACCCTCGTCCCGACCGCCAGGCGCCTGGTCGCCGCGCACTGGGAACGGTTCCGCCTCGACGCCGACGCGCTCCGCGCGGGGATGACCAGTGGCAAGTTCGCCGCCTACCTGCTGATGCCGCGGGGTCCCCGCGACGAGGAGTTCCATTCCGCGATCACCGAGGTGCTCTCCGACTGGGGTTCGTCGGTGGCCGAGCCGGAGATCGATGCGGTCCAGATCGTCACGCCCCGGATCGACCCGCTGACCGTGGCCGTCCGGGACTTCCTGGACCGGATGGGCATGCCCCATCGCACCTACCCGCCAGAATCCGAGATCGGCCGGACCCTGCTCGCCCAGCTGCCGGACGACAGCCGGTTCCCGGTGGTGGCGGCGCTGGGTCTGCCGCCGATCGTGGCCACCTCCGTCCAGGACGTGTCGACCCGCATCTACGGCAATCCCTCCGACATCGATCTGGACACCGTCGTCGATCTCGCCGTGGTCGGCGCCGGACCGGCCGGTCTGGCCGCGGCGGTCTACGGATCGTCAGAAGGTCTCAGCACGGTGGTCATCGAGGCGGACGCCATCGGCGGTCAGGCCGGCACCAGCTCGATGATCCGCAACTATCTCGGCTTTCCCCGGGGGATCTCCGGCATGCGACTGTCCCAGCGGGCCAGGAACCAGTCGATCCGGTTCGGCACCCGCTTCTTCACCGGGTGGACGGTGGATGAGCTCGTGCCTGGCCGCGACGGCGCCCCGCACCGGCTCGTCACCGCCGGCGGCGAGGTGCGTGCCCGGACCGTGGTGATCTCCTCCGGGGTCGCCTACCGCCGGCTCGGGGTCGATCCGGCGGAACAGTTGGTCGGCCTCGGCGTGCACTACGGCGCGGCGGTGAGCGCCTCGCGGGAGATGGAGGGGCGGGACGTCTTCGTGGTGGGCGGCGGCAATTCGGCCGGTCAGGCCGCGATCCACCTGGCGAAGTTCGCCCGCTCGGTGACCATCGTGATCCGCCGACCGGAACTGGCAGCCACCATGTCCGACTACCTGATCAGGGAGATCGGGTACAACCCGGTGATCAGGGTGCTTCCGTGCCCGGCAGTGGTGGACGGTGGCGGGACCGGACTGCTCGAGTGGATCGTGCTGCGTGATCTGGCCACCGGTGCCGAAACCCGTTGTGCGGCAGGCGGTCTGTTCCTGTTGCTCGGGGCGGAGCCGCGCTGCGATTGGATCGGTCCGGCGGTCCACCGCGACGGGCACGGGTTCGTGCTGACCGGTCGCGACGTACCGAAGGAGCACTGGGTCGACGGTCGGCCACCGGCGAACCTGGAGACCACCGTGCCCGGGGTCTTCGCCGCCGGTGACGTCCGGGCCGGGTCGATGAAGCGGGTGGCGTCAGCGTCCGGCGAGGGGGCGTCCGTGGTCCCGCTCGTGCACGATCACCTTGCCCGTCGGGATCCGGGGCGACCCGTGCGAGTTCTCGTGCACGATGATGTCGGGAAGACGGCCGCCACGACTCGACGCAGTCGATCCGACCGGCATCGGTCGGAGGACGTCCGCGCTGCTCGGATCGATCGGGGGAGAACGCTGTGGGCTGGGTGA
- a CDS encoding pyridoxamine 5'-phosphate oxidase family protein, with protein sequence MGKIHESIDGRLREFIERQRMFFVATAPTGDGRVNVSPKGIGGTFKILDEHTVAYLDITASGAETIAHLRQNGRITLMFCALEGPPNIVRLHGHGRFVTLYDPEFAEHAKYFDDVPGARAIVVVDVERVSDSCGYGIPLMEYAGERDLLPQYMERKGVEGVADYRRKKNSTSIDGLPAFDYDPVPAPH encoded by the coding sequence ATGGGGAAGATCCACGAGAGCATCGACGGCCGGCTGCGGGAGTTCATCGAGCGGCAGCGGATGTTCTTCGTCGCCACCGCACCCACCGGCGACGGGCGGGTCAATGTGTCCCCCAAGGGGATCGGGGGCACCTTCAAGATCCTGGACGAGCACACGGTCGCCTATCTCGACATCACCGCCAGTGGCGCCGAGACGATCGCCCACCTCCGGCAGAACGGCCGGATCACGCTGATGTTCTGTGCCCTCGAGGGGCCGCCGAACATCGTCCGGCTGCACGGGCACGGCCGGTTCGTCACGCTCTACGACCCCGAGTTCGCGGAACACGCCAAGTACTTCGACGACGTCCCCGGCGCCCGGGCCATCGTCGTGGTCGACGTCGAACGGGTCTCGGACTCCTGTGGTTACGGCATCCCGTTGATGGAGTACGCGGGTGAACGGGACCTGTTGCCGCAGTACATGGAACGCAAGGGCGTCGAGGGCGTGGCCGACTACCGCCGGAAGAAGAACTCCACCAGCATCGACGGCCTGCCCGCTTTCGACTACGACCCCGTGCCAGCACCCCACTGA